Proteins encoded by one window of Rubrobacter indicoceani:
- a CDS encoding GNAT family N-acetyltransferase produces the protein MTNLDAGKFTLREATPEDDGAIAALVIDGFLDKFRPVFGRGMDESVKIMEKWVSLEHRFGGVTSFVIEGYEAGEIIASVGVRVAPSEDDVMARGLWRTLNRNLGFLRAMWATTMLSYPRYTALTGEAYVERLVVAPEARKQGLARSLLDASYDLARETHKRSVGLHVSGNNIPAMRLYENEGFTEVSRQRSLMTAKFLNIRDWIYLRKDL, from the coding sequence ATGACCAACCTCGACGCCGGAAAATTCACGCTCAGGGAGGCAACGCCTGAGGACGACGGGGCCATCGCCGCGCTCGTCATAGACGGCTTCCTCGACAAATTCCGGCCCGTCTTCGGGCGCGGGATGGACGAGTCCGTGAAGATCATGGAGAAATGGGTCTCCCTCGAACACCGCTTCGGCGGCGTAACAAGCTTTGTAATAGAGGGTTACGAGGCCGGGGAGATCATCGCCAGCGTCGGGGTGCGGGTCGCGCCTTCGGAGGACGATGTGATGGCCCGGGGTCTGTGGCGCACCCTCAACCGCAACCTCGGGTTTCTGCGGGCGATGTGGGCTACCACCATGCTCTCCTACCCGCGCTACACCGCCCTGACGGGCGAAGCCTACGTTGAACGGCTCGTCGTCGCGCCCGAGGCCCGAAAGCAGGGTCTGGCCCGGAGCCTCCTGGACGCCTCCTACGACCTCGCCCGGGAGACGCATAAGAGAAGCGTCGGGCTACACGTCAGCGGCAACAACATTCCGGCCATGCGCCTCTACGAAAACGAGGGCTTCACTGAAGTCTCCCGACAGAGGTCGCTCATGACCGCGAAGTTCCTGAACATCCGGGACTGGATCTACCTTCGAAAAGACCTCTGA
- a CDS encoding DUF2254 domain-containing protein, giving the protein MWSSFWFVPAVFVLTSIGLFGITHRLDVLLSADLSNVPLLFSGGPSAASDVLSAIAGSSITVVGTAFSLTIVTFTLASGQYTPRMLKHLSADRGLRVVLGAYLATFVYALLALRTVRFSGSSGGEFVPLVSTAVAFFIALVCVALLIYFIYHVINLIQPSAIFHQIYAETMNALSRLPDSGTNGGESDSSRFDPTKNPELNLLRSEAPDILKAGQSGYIQHLEIEVILKAVCSAGRTRLVELPYVVGDFVPEGVEIVRVWPACKTGFNDGAEEKVRKGVIFGKERTIERDITFGLRQLADISLKGLSPSTNDPTTAMQALDRTEGALIKLGVKDLPGRTQIHKVNDAEITVLIDNPTFEDFTELSFDQSRRAAFSTGQVIYLKRSLEAIERAMDANHAPQRRLALWRRAFSVAYNAPSQLPDRRDALTLTLQSLRIARKFRDSDPELSRSIENDLKEILALWGNSTFEDRVREAVSGLPHPPASGLSQRAASS; this is encoded by the coding sequence TTGTGGTCGAGTTTCTGGTTTGTGCCGGCCGTGTTCGTGCTGACGAGCATAGGTCTGTTCGGAATCACTCACAGGCTGGATGTACTGCTCTCAGCCGACCTCTCCAATGTCCCTTTACTTTTCTCCGGCGGCCCTTCGGCGGCGAGCGACGTGCTTTCGGCGATAGCCGGCAGCTCTATTACGGTCGTCGGAACCGCTTTTTCGCTTACCATCGTTACTTTTACGCTTGCTTCGGGGCAGTACACCCCGCGAATGTTAAAACATCTTTCCGCGGATCGCGGTCTGCGGGTGGTACTGGGTGCTTACCTGGCGACTTTCGTCTACGCTCTGCTCGCGTTGAGGACGGTTCGCTTCTCCGGGAGCAGCGGGGGAGAATTCGTGCCTCTGGTCTCTACTGCGGTGGCCTTCTTTATCGCTCTGGTGTGCGTTGCACTGCTCATCTATTTTATCTATCACGTTATAAACCTGATCCAGCCCTCCGCTATTTTTCACCAGATCTACGCCGAAACGATGAACGCGCTGAGCCGTCTACCGGATTCGGGGACGAACGGCGGCGAGTCGGACAGTTCCAGGTTCGACCCGACAAAAAACCCTGAACTGAACCTGCTTCGCTCCGAGGCTCCCGACATCCTGAAGGCGGGGCAGAGCGGGTACATCCAGCATCTTGAAATCGAGGTCATATTGAAGGCGGTCTGTTCAGCGGGCAGGACGCGACTCGTGGAGCTGCCTTACGTCGTCGGCGACTTTGTACCGGAGGGGGTGGAGATCGTCCGGGTCTGGCCGGCCTGTAAAACAGGATTCAATGACGGGGCAGAGGAGAAGGTTCGCAAGGGTGTGATCTTTGGCAAAGAGCGCACGATAGAGCGGGACATCACCTTCGGACTCAGGCAGCTTGCGGACATATCCCTCAAGGGACTCTCTCCCTCGACAAACGATCCGACCACCGCGATGCAGGCCCTCGACCGAACCGAAGGAGCGTTGATCAAACTCGGGGTCAAAGACCTGCCCGGCAGAACGCAGATCCATAAAGTAAACGACGCTGAAATCACCGTCCTTATAGACAATCCGACCTTTGAGGACTTCACCGAACTTTCTTTTGATCAATCGCGTCGAGCAGCCTTTTCTACGGGGCAGGTGATCTACCTGAAGCGTTCTCTTGAGGCGATCGAACGGGCTATGGACGCAAACCACGCACCGCAGAGGCGGCTGGCTCTCTGGAGGCGGGCCTTCAGCGTAGCGTACAACGCGCCTTCTCAGTTACCGGACAGAAGGGACGCTCTAACGCTGACCTTGCAGTCGCTCCGGATCGCCCGTAAATTCCGGGACTCAGACCCGGAACTGAGCCGCTCTATCGAGAACGACCTCAAGGAGATCCTCGCTCTCTGGGGAAATTCCACCTTTGAGGACCGGGTGCGGGAGGCCGTAAGCGGTTTGCCGCACCCGCCCGCCAGCGGCCTCAGTCAA